Proteins from a genomic interval of Phycisphaerae bacterium:
- a CDS encoding dockerin type I repeat-containing protein — protein sequence MKRGLGPIAFGIIVASTLLAPRAVAQCSNDWRPGDPKPGLSPLPVNALITWDQDGPGPQAELLVVGGLLDFAGDIPVKNIAAWDGSGWLTLGTGMNASVRALAVYNGELIAAGSFTNAGGVSANGIARWNGTTWQPLGNGINGTVRALVLHNAELIAAGTFSTAGGIPAESIARWNGSNWQSFPAAGLSDYYALTVFNGELITGGNDGVYRWDGANWHMIGNGLARALSVYNGELIGGWAFVGVYQWDGTTWQALGGGVYGSEESVYSLTQHEGDLVIGGTFAGAGSVACSNIARWDGVTWHALGAGTDPNYGHVTALTIYDGELVAGGWFFTANGLEVNLIAQWNGQTWESLGTGRGQLLRTLTVFHGELIAAGSPLGASGDFVDPTVRWNGSYWQATGMNTDDHVNASIAFNDELFVGGFFGSAGGVTANNIASWDGEAWAPLGTGMGGGWGVSALAIYDGELIAGGDFVTAGGISAANVARWNGTAWQALGSGTNGWVHALTVYGANLIVAGEFTTASGTTTNKIASWDGENWQPLADGITGNVQALAVYNGELIAGGLFTMAGGVPATNIARWSGAAWQSLGAGLNNTVRALRVYNGELFAAGSFTSANGSPASRIARWNGTTWQSMGLGIGDQSPTVYALGEYNGELIAAGGFSTAGGMTSSNWSRWGPNCDRGDMNCDGNIDLVDMAHFADALLQPEGLTTCESYTANANADVNADGTPKVDGDDIADFIETFLAP from the coding sequence ATGAAGCGCGGGCTCGGGCCAATCGCATTCGGAATCATCGTCGCCAGCACGTTACTTGCCCCGCGCGCCGTCGCTCAATGTTCCAACGACTGGCGGCCGGGCGATCCTAAGCCAGGGCTGAGTCCCCTTCCGGTTAACGCACTTATCACCTGGGACCAAGATGGTCCGGGGCCGCAAGCCGAGCTTCTAGTCGTCGGCGGCCTTTTGGATTTTGCGGGCGACATTCCGGTAAAGAATATTGCGGCTTGGGACGGATCGGGCTGGCTTACGCTGGGAACCGGAATGAATGCTTCGGTTCGTGCGTTGGCCGTTTACAATGGCGAACTTATCGCAGCCGGCAGCTTCACGAATGCCGGAGGCGTCTCTGCCAATGGGATTGCGCGATGGAATGGAACAACCTGGCAGCCGTTGGGAAACGGAATCAATGGAACGGTCCGCGCGTTGGTCTTACACAACGCTGAACTCATTGCGGCCGGCACTTTCTCGACGGCAGGGGGAATACCCGCCGAAAGTATCGCTCGCTGGAATGGTTCTAACTGGCAATCGTTCCCTGCTGCGGGTTTGTCGGATTATTACGCTTTGACTGTCTTTAACGGCGAGTTGATCACCGGCGGAAATGATGGGGTTTATCGTTGGGATGGTGCGAACTGGCACATGATAGGCAACGGATTGGCCCGCGCGCTAAGCGTGTATAACGGGGAACTCATCGGCGGATGGGCGTTTGTAGGCGTCTATCAATGGGACGGCACGACATGGCAAGCGCTTGGCGGCGGAGTTTATGGATCGGAAGAGTCAGTTTACTCGTTGACGCAGCACGAAGGCGACCTGGTCATAGGCGGTACATTTGCGGGGGCTGGTAGCGTAGCGTGTAGTAATATCGCGCGATGGGATGGTGTCACCTGGCATGCACTGGGAGCGGGCACCGATCCCAATTATGGTCATGTGACCGCGTTGACTATTTATGATGGTGAGTTGGTTGCCGGAGGGTGGTTCTTCACAGCGAACGGCCTGGAGGTAAATCTTATCGCCCAATGGAATGGCCAGACGTGGGAATCTCTTGGTACGGGCAGAGGCCAGCTTCTTAGGACCTTAACTGTGTTTCACGGCGAGTTGATTGCGGCGGGAAGCCCCCTGGGAGCCAGTGGAGATTTTGTCGATCCAACCGTGCGCTGGAATGGTTCGTACTGGCAGGCGACAGGAATGAACACCGACGATCACGTAAACGCGTCAATCGCCTTCAACGACGAGTTGTTTGTCGGGGGGTTCTTTGGGTCCGCCGGTGGAGTGACCGCAAATAATATTGCAAGTTGGGATGGCGAAGCTTGGGCGCCCCTTGGAACTGGAATGGGCGGGGGTTGGGGCGTTTCCGCATTGGCAATCTACGACGGAGAACTGATCGCGGGCGGGGATTTTGTAACGGCCGGTGGTATTTCGGCCGCCAACGTGGCGCGCTGGAATGGCACGGCCTGGCAGGCACTGGGAAGTGGAACGAACGGCTGGGTCCATGCGTTAACCGTGTATGGAGCCAACTTGATCGTTGCCGGAGAGTTTACGACCGCCAGTGGCACCACCACCAACAAGATTGCTAGTTGGGACGGCGAAAACTGGCAACCGCTCGCCGACGGGATCACAGGCAATGTGCAGGCGTTAGCAGTGTATAACGGTGAATTGATTGCGGGAGGGTTGTTCACAATGGCCGGTGGAGTGCCAGCGACTAATATTGCGCGATGGAGTGGCGCCGCGTGGCAATCCCTAGGGGCGGGCCTGAATAATACGGTTAGGGCATTACGTGTATACAACGGCGAACTTTTTGCTGCAGGCTCCTTTACCTCAGCCAATGGGTCGCCCGCAAGCCGAATTGCACGCTGGAACGGTACTACATGGCAATCGATGGGGCTCGGAATCGGCGACCAGAGCCCAACCGTCTACGCACTCGGAGAATACAACGGCGAGTTGATTGCTGCTGGTGGGTTTTCAACGGCAGGGGGCATGACATCGTCTAACTGGTCTCGCTGGGGTCCGAACTGTGACCGGGGGGACATGAACTGCGATGGAAACATCGACCTCGTCGACATGGCTCATTTCGCAGATGCGTTATTGCAGCCCGAGGGCCTTACCACCTGCGAATCCTACACCGCCAATGCGAATGCGGACGTGAACGCCGACGGCACGCCCAAGGTAGATGGCGATGACATTGCCGATTTCATCGAGACGTTCTTGGCGCCCTAA
- a CDS encoding cation-translocating P-type ATPase — protein MAQGHGFFGVQKAEDAHHAHSHFHDHAGHHHGHGEAAEAARWAGFWLGITLAGGLLVLTSYYVEAYSPVTETAVTNAEGVTEIQKDYLYQFHMDLVAAIGALLLGMRIIWHAIGNLIRGDMHMDELVALAIVAAFAAQDYRAAGVIAFFLLLSELIETRTAIGARASIEELVKLTPKKARLITPTGEQEVAATSLQPGQRVRVRPGDGIPADGKVLVGDSTVNQANITGESLPVDKRAGDPVFSGTMNLTGAMEIEVTKVGGETTLGQVQNLILRAERTRIPIMRLIDRYVIWYTPAVLMLAALVLFFTKDANGLQRAISMLVASCPCALIMATPTAMVAGLSCAARLGILIKDVAHLESAGRLTAVVFDKTGTLTTGQLAVTRLIPAEGVDGVELLRTAAAAEQNSNHPAARAMMEVAREAGVAYEKPERFEEVPGKGVAAKVGGQDVLIGRETFLNERGVSTSALGEAAQQAEGMSQLFVSQGGRLLGMIALEDRTRPAAREAVEELRAIGMKRVAMLTGDRQAVARRVAAEMGCTEYRADCLPHEKLDLVETMRRQGHRVMVIGDGVNDAPALAAGDLGVAMGAAGSDVAINSASIALLNNDLTRIPFLVRLSRATRKVVVQNLVFGVIFVVTVMALGAFDIISPIWAAILHTASSFVVVFNSARLVRFGEERATHQQLLDAQSSPAQPAPQPALA, from the coding sequence ATGGCTCAAGGACACGGATTCTTCGGCGTTCAGAAGGCGGAAGACGCCCATCACGCCCACTCGCATTTCCACGATCATGCCGGCCACCATCACGGCCACGGTGAGGCCGCCGAGGCGGCGCGGTGGGCGGGTTTCTGGCTCGGGATCACCCTGGCCGGCGGACTCCTGGTTCTCACAAGCTACTACGTCGAGGCCTACAGCCCCGTGACGGAGACCGCCGTCACGAACGCCGAGGGCGTCACCGAGATTCAGAAGGACTATCTCTACCAATTCCACATGGACCTCGTCGCGGCGATCGGGGCCCTTCTTTTGGGCATGCGGATCATCTGGCACGCCATCGGCAATTTGATCCGCGGCGACATGCACATGGACGAACTTGTCGCCCTGGCCATCGTCGCCGCCTTCGCGGCGCAGGACTATCGCGCCGCCGGTGTCATCGCCTTTTTCCTGCTGCTCTCCGAACTGATCGAGACCCGAACGGCCATCGGCGCGCGGGCGAGCATAGAAGAATTAGTGAAGCTTACGCCGAAGAAGGCACGCCTTATCACGCCGACGGGCGAACAGGAAGTCGCTGCAACTTCGCTTCAGCCCGGTCAGCGCGTACGCGTCCGCCCCGGCGATGGCATCCCCGCGGACGGAAAGGTCCTTGTCGGCGATTCCACTGTTAATCAAGCGAACATCACCGGCGAGTCGCTGCCCGTGGATAAGCGCGCGGGCGATCCCGTCTTTTCGGGCACGATGAACCTGACCGGGGCGATGGAAATCGAAGTCACGAAGGTCGGCGGAGAAACGACGCTGGGCCAGGTGCAGAACCTGATCCTTCGGGCCGAGCGGACCCGCATCCCGATCATGCGCCTCATCGATCGCTACGTAATCTGGTACACCCCCGCGGTCTTAATGCTCGCGGCCCTCGTGCTTTTCTTCACCAAGGACGCCAACGGCCTCCAACGCGCAATCTCCATGCTCGTCGCCAGTTGCCCCTGCGCCCTCATCATGGCCACGCCGACGGCGATGGTCGCCGGTCTCTCCTGCGCCGCACGGCTCGGTATCTTGATTAAAGACGTCGCGCACCTCGAGAGTGCCGGACGACTGACCGCCGTGGTGTTCGACAAGACTGGTACGCTTACGACCGGTCAATTGGCGGTAACGCGTTTGATCCCTGCGGAGGGCGTGGACGGCGTCGAGCTTCTGCGCACGGCGGCCGCTGCCGAACAGAACAGCAATCACCCGGCCGCCCGGGCGATGATGGAAGTCGCACGCGAAGCGGGCGTTGCCTACGAAAAGCCGGAGCGGTTCGAGGAAGTGCCGGGCAAGGGCGTGGCCGCGAAAGTCGGGGGGCAGGACGTGCTCATCGGTCGCGAGACGTTTCTGAACGAGCGCGGCGTCTCCACATCGGCGCTCGGCGAGGCCGCGCAGCAGGCCGAGGGAATGAGCCAGCTTTTCGTCTCCCAGGGCGGTCGTCTGCTGGGCATGATCGCCCTCGAAGACCGCACGCGACCGGCTGCGCGCGAGGCCGTCGAGGAATTGCGGGCGATCGGGATGAAGCGCGTGGCCATGCTGACCGGCGATCGCCAGGCCGTGGCCCGGCGCGTCGCCGCGGAAATGGGCTGCACCGAATATCGCGCCGACTGCCTGCCGCACGAAAAGCTCGACCTAGTCGAGACGATGCGCCGACAGGGCCATCGCGTCATGGTCATCGGCGACGGCGTCAACGACGCCCCGGCCCTGGCCGCGGGCGACCTCGGCGTGGCGATGGGCGCCGCCGGCAGCGACGTAGCCATCAACTCCGCCTCGATCGCCCTGCTCAACAACGACCTTACGCGCATCCCCTTCCTCGTCCGCCTCAGCCGCGCCACCCGCAAAGTCGTCGTGCAGAATCTCGTCTTCGGCGTCATCTTCGTCGTGACGGTCATGGCCCTCGGCGCCTTCGACATCATCTCGCCCATCTGGGCCGCAATCCTGCACACGGCCTCCAGCTTCGTCGTCGTCTTCAACTCCGCCCGCTTGGTCCGCTTCGGCGAAGAACGCGCGACACACCAGCAACTCCTCGATGCCCAGTCCTCGCCCGCTCAACCTGCCCCGCAACCGGCGCTGGCGTAG